The Anaerolineae bacterium region CGTATCATACTTGTATCGGAATATCGCTAGAAGAACATTAGAAATTGACTAGAATTCAGCGAGGGAATCCCCCCTGAACGCTTACGAAAAAAGAAATTGTGATGTACACCCGCCAGATATTTTGCCCCCATGTGGTTTTGGCCCGCGACGTAATGAAGCGCTACAATATTCCCTGCCGGGAAATCAAGATAGATGCCAACCCGGCCATGGCCATGCGAGTTAAAGAATGGACCAACTTTCTCAGCGTGCCCACCATCATTATGGCCAATCCCGGCGAAGATGTGCCCTACACAGATTTTCTGCCCCGCCCCCCCACTCAATCCAACAGGGGCTACGACCGGGGCCCTATGATTACCGAGCCTAACAATCAACAATTGGAAGACTGGCTGCACAAATACGGTTTTTTGGCTAAGCCCTATCAACGATAAGTTATTTTTGGACGCTCATCAGAATTGAAAATCCCTATCGGTCCAAAATTTTGGCCAGGGCCAGGGGATCGTCAACAATGAGACCGTCTGCGCCCAGGGCCAGGAGAAAGCGCATCAGGAGAGGATGCTCAATGAGGCCAAACCAGATGAAGACTTGCTGGCCCCGGTTATGAGCTTGTTGGATGAGCCACGGATTAAAAACCACCATCTCGGCCATTGGGCAAACCCAGGCGGCCCGGCCCGGCTGAAGCCCAGGCACGCTCAAATCTCCCCAGCCGTATAAAGCGCCCAGTTGAATATTTGGGTTCAGGCTGTGAATGGTTTGCAAGGCCTGGTGGTCAAACGATTGGATGATGGTTTGCTCAACGTAGTTTGCCTCGGTGATCATTTGCTCTACTTTAACCTCAAGCCCGGGATAGAGGGAGGGCGATTTGATCTCCACCAGCAGCCCCACCCCGGCCGCTTTGGCCAGGGTCACTACTTCGGCCAAAGTGGGCGGCGGTTTGCCGTTTCCCGCATCCAGGGCGCGTATTTGGGCCAGGGATAGATCGCCCACCCGGCCGGCGCCGTTGGTGGTTCGCTCAACGGTTTCGTCGTGCATCACTACCACCGCGCCGTCCTGGCTCATTTGCACGTCCAACTCCAGCCAATCCACGCCCAGGGCAACGGCGTGACGGAAAGCCGCCAACGTGTTCTCCGGGGCGTAGGCCGGCCCGCCGCGATGGGCGATCAATTGGGGTTTGGCCGGCAGCGGCCCCCGCCGGGCAAAGTAGAGGCCATAGTAGAGCAGGGGCAGCAGAACGAGAATAGACAGGCAACCGCCTTGTTGTAGCCAACGGCGGGACGGCGTGAACGTTTTTGCCGGAAAGCGTTGAAGGGGCATAGTTTATCTTTCCTCCGGTAAACTCAATTATCTTTTAGTTTGCGCCGGGCGCCGGTAGGGTTTGGCTGATCTACCTCAATGACCAGCCAAACACCCGGCGTTCGTCCAGGCGCAAACCAAACTCTTCGGCTATTTGCACTGCGGCCTTATATTCGGCTGTGTCCAGCGGGCGATTGATTTCAGAATATTTTTCTGAGCTTACCTGCCAGGCCGGTCGGTATTGGGCCATTACATTTACGTAGGTATCAGGGGCAACTTCCTGGGCCAAAAAGTGCAGAATGTGCCGCGTTTCCTCAAGCATCCCCGGCATAACCAGGTGGCGGACCAGCACCCCTCGTTTGGCCAACCCGCGTTCGTCAAACTTGAGTGGCCCCACCTGCCGGTTCATCTCTTTGATGGCTTGACCCGCCGCGCGACCATAATCTTTGGCCTTCAGATAACGCCGGGATAAATCTACCTCCCAGAACTTAAAATCAGGCATGTAAATGTCAACCACGCCCTCAAGCAGACGCAAACTTTCCAGCGAATCGTAGGCCGAGGTGTTGTAAACCAGGGGCAATCGCAAACCGGCGGCCACGGCCACCAGCAGCGCCTCTAGCACCTGCGGCACTACGTGTTCGGGAGTGACAAAATTAATATTATGACAACCGGCCTCTTGCAATTCCAACATCATAGCGGCCAGTTCGGTGGGGCCAATTTCTGGCCCGCGGCTAACCTGGCTGATGTCGTAATTTTGGCAAAATACGCAGCGCAAATTGCACATGCTAAAAAAAATGGTGCCGCTCCCCCGCCATCCCCGCAGACAATCCTCCTCGCCAAGATGGGCAAAATAGCTGCTTACCTGGGCATACCGGCCGGTTTGGCAAGTTGCCGTTTTGTCTGCCAGCCGGTCCACGCCGCAGTTACGCGGACAAACCCGGCATTCGTTCAGCCCGGCCACGGCCTGCTCTACCCGGCGCTGCAATTCGCCGCGGTGGTATAGAGCCAGGTAAGCCGGTTCAAAATCTGCCGCCCGGATGATGTATTTGTCGGAATTCATGATCTACATCCTTTAATGATGCTGCTGACAGTATACAATCCGGGCCGGTCTTGGTCAACCTTATTATTGGCAAAGTAAGTATGGGGCCGGTTTTGATCAATGGAAAATATAGATTAGATTTTCAGAGCGCCGCCAACAGCCGCTGCACAAAATCGGCCACCTGATCTGCCCCATTTGGCCCCCGGCGGGCAAGGCGCGGCAGGGCCAACAGGTCGGGCAGCCGGAGAAGCCACTCGGCATTTTGAAATTGAGTTTCGGTAAGCTGGATGCCGTTCATCTGACTGGTGATGTAATCTACCAAAACTTGCGACTCGCGGAACTTGGGCCGGGCAATGTAGCCAAACGGCGTTCCGGCGTGATGGGCTTCGGCGATGGTGCTGTACCCAATTTTGCCGATAACGGCATCGCAGGCATTCACTAAATCCGGGTGAAAAAACCGGGAGTGGTGGGGCAAAAGCACCAGCTTGCCTCGATGTTCTACCTGTTGGCCGGGGCCGGGCACCACAAAATAAAAACCGTTTTGGCTTTCCAATTTTCCCAAAAAAGTGTATTGCCAAAAACTGCCGCCCATGGTCACCAATACCGCTTTGGCTTGAGCCGGTATGCCCAATTCCCGCCGCACCTGGGAGGACGGGGTGCGGATTTTTCGGCTCACCGGGGGGGTGGTCAGGTCAACGTTGCCCGGCGCGCAGACAGGTTCGGTTTGAATATGGTAATCGGCGCCGGCAAAGAGTTTTTGCAAGTAGAGGATGTATTGGTTTATTCGCCCATCGTCCTGGGCGTAGCCCTGATAGATCCAATCCCAGGTGAAATTTTCAATAAGCACGCCGGGCACGCCGGCTGCCTTAGCCACAGCCAGGCCCAACGGCGCAATATCGCACAGGATTAAGCGGCAGCCCAATTGGTTCACCTGTTGGGCTAAATTCTTAATGAAGGCAGGGTCAAAGGGTAAAAAGTCGGCCAGGCGGCGCAGGGTTTCGGGCAAATCTTCGGCCAGCGAGTTTTTTTGCGCCAAACCAATATCGGTGAGCAGAGAATGATAATTGAAAGCGCGGCCCAGCGAATTTTCAAAAAACCAGGTCGGCACTTTGCTGAAAACTTCAAACCGGATGCCCGGCTCAAGCTGGCGCAGGGCGGCCATTACTGCTGCGGCTCGCGCGGCGTGGCCAAAGCCGTGGGGGGTAACAAAGTAGGCAATTTGATGTTTGTGAGGGGGCAAGTTGGGCATTAGGCTTTAAGTCCAAAATCAAATAGGGAGAGCATGTGGTACATCACAATGCCCACACTGGTGGCCAAATTGAGGCTGCGGACATGGGGATTTTTCATGGGGACGGTAAAACAGGTTTGCGGATTGGCCTTGAGCAGCCATTCCGGTAGGCCGGCGGTTTCCGGGCCAAATAAAAAGCTGTTGCCGGGTTGGGGCCGGATGCGGGTGTAGGGCGTTTTGGCTTTGGTGGTCAACAGGTAGGCGCG contains the following coding sequences:
- a CDS encoding glycerophosphodiester phosphodiesterase — encoded protein: MPLQRFPAKTFTPSRRWLQQGGCLSILVLLPLLYYGLYFARRGPLPAKPQLIAHRGGPAYAPENTLAAFRHAVALGVDWLELDVQMSQDGAVVVMHDETVERTTNGAGRVGDLSLAQIRALDAGNGKPPPTLAEVVTLAKAAGVGLLVEIKSPSLYPGLEVKVEQMITEANYVEQTIIQSFDHQALQTIHSLNPNIQLGALYGWGDLSVPGLQPGRAAWVCPMAEMVVFNPWLIQQAHNRGQQVFIWFGLIEHPLLMRFLLALGADGLIVDDPLALAKILDR
- a CDS encoding radical SAM protein; the protein is MNSDKYIIRAADFEPAYLALYHRGELQRRVEQAVAGLNECRVCPRNCGVDRLADKTATCQTGRYAQVSSYFAHLGEEDCLRGWRGSGTIFFSMCNLRCVFCQNYDISQVSRGPEIGPTELAAMMLELQEAGCHNINFVTPEHVVPQVLEALLVAVAAGLRLPLVYNTSAYDSLESLRLLEGVVDIYMPDFKFWEVDLSRRYLKAKDYGRAAGQAIKEMNRQVGPLKFDERGLAKRGVLVRHLVMPGMLEETRHILHFLAQEVAPDTYVNVMAQYRPAWQVSSEKYSEINRPLDTAEYKAAVQIAEEFGLRLDERRVFGWSLR
- a CDS encoding tRNA (cytidine(34)-2'-O)-methyltransferase — translated: MFKVVLVEPQIPQNTGNIARLCAAADMELVIVGRPGFKLSDRYLKRAGLDYWEYVRIKHVPDVDAYFNRLDPARAYLLTTKAKTPYTRIRPQPGNSFLFGPETAGLPEWLLKANPQTCFTVPMKNPHVRSLNLATSVGIVMYHMLSLFDFGLKA